A window of Octopus sinensis unplaced genomic scaffold, ASM634580v1 Contig01709, whole genome shotgun sequence genomic DNA:
CAATAATATAcgagtgaataaatatatacatatgcatgtgcgtgtgtgtgtataaacacacccaaataggtgtgaatatatatatacacacattcattcgatcacatacagttatatatactgttttatcAACGTCTGTAGACcagctatatatttgtgtgtataagtatgtatgtatttgtatgcctgtatgtaagtttgttatgtatgtatgcatgcatgtatatatgtatgcatgcaggcatgtatgtatgcatgcagcagtatgtatgtatgtatgtatgtatgtatgtatgcatgcatgtatgtatgtatgtatgtatgtatgtatgtatgtatgtatgtatgtatgcatgcaggcatgtatgtatgtatgtatgtatgtatgtatgcatgcatgtatgtatgtagtatgtatgtatgtatgtatgttatgtatgtatgcatgcatgtatgtatgtatgtatgtatgtatgtatgtatgtatgcatgtatgtatgcatgcaggcatgtatgtatgtatgtatgttgtatgtatgtatgtatgtatgcatgcagtatgtagtatgtatgtatgtagtatgtattatgtatgtatgtatgcatgcatgtatgtatgtatgtatgtatgtatgtatgtatgtatgtatgtatgtatgcttgtgtgtattgaACGCACCACCACAAACTCAACGGACATCAATTTCATATTCTCATCGACATTCACAGCTGAGAAGTTTCCAATATTTCAGTAAGCCCGAAGCAAGAATTATTTTCGGGAAGGCGGACTGGCTCTGGTAATTAACACGGGCCAAGTCAATGAGATGAGGCCAGACGGTTGAATAGCAGTGTCTGAGAGAAGCTGGTACGAATGCAGCTAGTTAGTTCTGAAGAACAGAAGCCATCATAGTAGCGGTAGAGTGGGCAGTGAGGGGACACAGCATATTTATGGTTCAGATTTTGGTGTATGTAATTGGATATTAcaaagtgtgtgtttatatatgtgtgtgtatatgcgtgtgtgtatgtgtgcacgcgcgcatcaTTTGCTCATGGTAACTATTTTAAAGGTGCGGGATTTTCATAACAAATATCACGTGCTCATAGTTTCTGTTTCACAGCTATTTTGTTTTGACTCTTGAAGAGACAGGTGGTTTTTCCGAATGTGGCCATGCTCTCTAGAAACGTTGAAGCAGAAACCTGTTGCTTCTACGCTCGGCATTTCGATGCACATCCCATAACATCCGAGGTTCGACAGCATTGTCGTGGAATcgtttaaataaaatatgggtaaatatgtgagtgtttgtgtacacacgcacatacatatacatgtatatacatatacatgtatatacatatacatgtatatacatatataatacatatataatacatgcacaaatcccaacacgcatacatgcatatgtgtatgcatgtgtgtatatgtgtatgtgtgtaagtatttgagagtgtatatttgtgcataaaaAAACTAGTTGCATCTatggtatatattatgtgtgtgtatgtgtatatatgtacgcacacacgcgcgcgcacagatgtatatacaatacacactcacgcacacacacatacacacacatatatatattggtatgcgtACAAGAAATGGTTAATAGTGATTTTGAAGTTTCGCTTTCGAAACTTCGAAATCCCTGTCAACCGTTTACTTTTCAAAGATTTAACAAGCATGAACTCCGCTAAGAAGTATGAAGTAATCCTCCCGTTTCATTtcaaattggtttttatttataatttgacataaaaaacaaacattaatatgtaAGTGTTCGTGTATgcgaatatatgcatgcaagtatgtatgtttgtacgtttgtatgtacgtatgtaggtatatgtatgtttgtttgtatgtatgtatgtacgtaggtattgTAGCACGAAACAATAGGCTGTAGAGTTAcagataataatatattctcgtatattctacattctgtatttcatttgttttatatatatatatatatatatctatatatatatatatatatatatatatataatatatatatatatatatatatatatatatagtatatattatgtaagtattatgtatgtatgtatgtatatgtcaatgcatgtatatatatatttatatatatatatatatacatatgtatatatatatatgtgtatgtataacatatatatatgtatatatgtatgtatgtatgtatgtatgtatgtatatacatacatacacatagttaaAAGATAGTTGGACGAACAAAAGTGTTCAGTTATGCGATATAGTTGTATTATATAATGGCGTCCATCTGTAACATGTTAACAATTACTTGactatacatctttatatattctctctctttctttctctatctctctctctctcacgcacacaaccacacgaatgcatgaatatatagatatgatataaatgtacgtgtgtgtgtgtgcgtagatatgtactgtatatatatatatatatatatatatatatatatatatatatatatgtatgtatgcatgtatgtatatatacatgtgcatatgtgtatacctatatatgtatacatacatattatataacatgtgtgtgtgtgtgtgtgtatgtatttacacatatatatgcatatatatacatatattctttactacccacaaggggctaatatagacatatatacacacatacatacatatatatatatatatatatatatatatatatgtatgtatgtatgtatgtaggtatatgtatatacacatatgcttggAACTTAAagtatatagattcatatatagcAAGGATAGAGGAGAAGGTTTTGCGAATGTATAGTTTGTTGGTATGAACTTGTTTTAGGAAACAATTTTTGAGCATTGCTATTTTCTTTTCCACAGAATtaaagcaagtatatatatatatacatagatacatgcatacatacatacatacacacacatacatacatacatacatacatacatacatacatacatacatacatacatacatacatacatacataagtacaaacaCGCATATCTACAAACacctgtgcgtctgtgtgtatttatgtatgtatctcatgtgactgtgtatttatgtatacaaagagtgagaaagttggacgagaaagttagatagatagatagatagatagatagatataccaacagacagataagtagacagacagatagataagtagacagatagatagatagatagatagatagatagatagatagatagatagatagatagatagatagatagatagatagatagatagagagagagagagacagatagatagacaggtaggtaggtaaacaTATAGACCGACAAATAGTGTAATCTTTACctccacgtacatatatatacatatatatttatatacatatatatatacacatatatatatattgtgtatgtatagacatattgcgtatataatattatataatatattctgtatGTCTGCGAGTTTGGATACAATACCATTTGATTGTAAAATCCACATATTTCATCCATATTGtctactttttctttcatttttgtttactttttttgctttcttttttcttttcttttgcttagcttgttcgttttttgtttttttatttcttttttaaaatatgtctcggatttttgtttttcgtattttctttgttttgcgtgaattttttttttttttttgtaaagggtCGGGGTGAATGATGTTATTTTGTGGTTTGCGAACGTGCAGTGTCTGGCTCAGCCTTTAACTGCGAAGACTGGAAGCGTTATGGGAATCTTGTTGCAATGGCAGAAAGATATTTGGAAAAAACATATATCAacaacgaaataataataataataataatatcaataacaataataataataataatgataataataataataataataataataataataataataataataataataataataatgataataataatgataataataataatgatgatgatgatgatgatgatgataataaaggggCAATTGTATTGTGTTGGGGCCTTGTAAATGTTTTGGTGCAAAAGAAAGATCCGTTTTGGTAAAGGTGAGCGATGAGAAGCAAAGTTGCGACTCTTTTTAAGTCATcttctcatcgtcgtcgtcgtcgtcgtcagccCCTccgacgccgccgccgccgccgacaacaacaacaccatcgtcAACGTCGTCCACTTCGTCGTTATCGTCAtcttcatcttcgtcgtcgtcgtcttcgtcgtcatccATATCACATCGCGCCGACGTCggcgacgacgacgtcgacgacgataAAATGGTGAGGTTTCTGTGCTTCTGCAGCTCGACGCTGCACGGGTCTTTGCCGCTGGTTATTTCTCGCATAAATCCGATATAAGTCATGGCCAGCCGCAGCGTTTCGATCCGTGACAGTCGCTTCTCGTAATTGAACGCCGGCAGACGTTTCCGCAGCTCGTCAAATGCTTCGTTCAGATGGAACATTCTACGCCGTTCCCTTACATTGGCCGCCTTGCGTTGAGCTTGAGTTTGTACCCGTCTTCGCTTTGGTTTgtgatgatggctatgatgatggCTATTATTGTGATGACTATAATTGTGATTactattatgactattattattattattactattaagattATTACTATTGCAATGTCCTGCCGTATTTAGCGATCGGCCCCCATCATGATGGTAATTGTGATGTGGTTGATGGTGGCGGttattgctgcttttgttgttgttgttgttgtgattgttgtggttactattattattattgttattattattattgctattattacttctgaggtggtgttggtgatgctgGGGATAGCCAGACACGGCTGTAATTGTTCTGTTCATGTCGATGATATTAGAGGCGtttatgatgttgttgttttggttgtgGATGAGATTGGCGTTGCTAATTCCCGGGTTTAAAATCTGGTTCTGCCAACTCGAATTGTCCGCGTTTACTAACACAACTGGACTGGACCTTTGTGAATAGTTCGTTGCTGTTTGCGCCATCTGTGATGTTAAACTCCCGCAGTTGACGTTTATAGAAGAAGACTTCGTTGTCGGTGCTCCCAAAATCGCTAAACGGTAATCCTGTTGTTGGACAATCGAACTTAATTCCTCATTGGGGTTGACGACCACGCTGGCCAGAACTTCGGAACGCTGCGATGCGGGTAACGCCAACGATGACAGCGACGTTGAGGTGGACGTTAACAATGATGGCGTCGATGACGATAACGCCGCCGAAGTTACCGACGTCGACGACGCCGAAGACAGCGCGTTTGCCCTCTCCTGGTCGCTGCTGGCTGACAACACGTTGCCGCCATCTTCGCTGTTTACGCTGACGACGTTGACGTTAGCCGTTGGGGCGAAATTCAAGCAGTTGTACACGTCACTATAAGCTTCCGATACGACAGTCCCGTAAGGCTGACATGCAGACACAAGCGCCAGTGAAGGAGTTAAATCATGGTGTGGTTCGAAATAGCTCCGTGCGGCCTCCGACGTATGTACTTCCATTGCCAAAGCCTGCATGAACCATACAGACCCTTGGTTTGCAAACGATCGCTTCTCTCTTAAGTTTGGGTTCTGTACGAGCTTGCGTGTGTCGAtgtttatcagtgtgtgtgtgtgtgtaggtgtgttgcGAGTGGCGGTGAGAGAAGGcttatatatagtagtagtagtggtggtggtggtggtggtattagtagtagtggtggtgatggtagtagggGTGGTATTAATgatatttgttgaatatttgttggttcttgcagcagcagcagcagcagcagcagcagtagtatgttaaataatagtagtagtagtagtagtagtagaggtggtggtatttattgttgttgtggtggaggtgatgggtTGGTGGTGAAGGTTGTATTTTATATGAACAGTGAAGtagatggaggaggagggggaggaaggggcAGGAGGTAGATGAGACGGGTGGCGATAGAGAAGTGGGGGGTGATGAAAAAGAAGGTGAGTGTCTACAGGTATCCtaattgtggtggttgcagtTGTAATAGTGATGTTTGTggtagcagcggcggcggcgtgAATGTTGGGGTGAGGAAGGGGAGGAGTAGAAGTATGAGGTGAAATTTTACGGTAGTATTtttcaaagtgtgtgtgtatgtgtgtgtgtgtgttttgcttgagaagctttgatggtggtggtggtggtggtggtggtggtgaagaagaaaGGATAACAGGGTGGGCTTACATTTAGCTTGAAGTGTGCCTCAAATGGttatggtagtgatggtagcggAGGGGCGAGAATGGGGCGTGCCGGACCGGCGGTATGGCATAGCGCCGAAGTTTCAAAAAGTGACTCGTGGGTGGGGGGAGAGAGATTGAGACGAGGGTGTAAGGTTGTAGTTGAGGTAGTTAGGGTGATTGCGATAGCAACGACGACGGCCATGGCGGTggaggtaatgtggtggtggtggtggaggtggtagtataGGTGTTATTTACTTCGTAGGAGGGTTCGGGAGCCTTTCGTGACGCACTTGCAGCTACAGTTatgcttattgttgttgttatcgttgtcgtcgttgttgttggtgttgtttttatttagccctaggtctggCCTGATGCTAGAAACTTATGATCCGTTCGCACAGTAGCAACTGTATTCCTCTCGCCTTTAATTAAAGCTTAGTACATCTAAGTCTACAACATTTTCCAATATGTCCGTACTTCTTTTGAAATAAGGAttgacttaaaaataaaaaccgttcgctgctatttctagcagattgagagaCTCCTTGAGACATTCGTGGTGTCATCGAAATTGTTGCCGGTGGTTTCGTGGTTCGTTTTCTGATTGGTTGATCTACAGACTGGCTCTGAGTTTCATTGGTCCATTGTCTGGCTGGTCGCCGGGTCTGGCACGCTTCTCTCCTGTTGCTTGTCATTTTACCTGCCGTGGGGCtacgataatggtggtggtggtggtggtggtggtggtggtggtggtggtatggtggtggtagtggcggcggtggtggtggtggtgtcaacaCTCTACAaggctactactaccaccaccaccacaaccaccaccactattactactgttATTACTACAACTTACGAAGCTGCCTACCTGTACTCCTTCTACCTGTCAGTCGACCTACCTGCGTGCCTCACGCCAGTCTAATCTCCAGCCCTCTCCACCTACATCCCTCTACCTCGCACGCTCCATATCTGTCTACCTGTTTGTTTGTCACTAAAATACTTCGATATTTTACTCTCAGCCCCTAgactctatataaatacatatatatatatatatatatatattataatataatataaataatatatatatatgtgcatacatacatacgtatatgtacatacttacatctatatgtgtatatatatatatatatatatatatagtgacgtatttttgccatttcaatatggctaacccctaagggtggatgctactgtagtttttagccccaggaggacacacatatataggcaccggagtggctgtttggtaagtagcttgctaaccaaccacatggttccgactgcgtggcatcttgggcaagtgtcttctgctatagccccgggccgaccaatgccttgtgagtggatttggtagacggaaactgaaagaagcctgtcgtatatatgtatatatataagtgtgtgtgaatatgttgtgtgtttgtgttgttcccctagcattgcttgacaacgatgctggtgtgtttacgtccccgtcacttagcggttcggcaaaagagaccgatagaataagtactgggcttacaaagaataagtcccggggtcgatttgctcgactaaaggcggtgctccagcatggcctcagtcaaatgactgaaacaaataaaaatataaagaaaaagagtatatatatatatatatatatatatatgcatatgtggacacaggacgtcacgaaaggtgtacaacaaaacaaatacgaaacacgagtacatggaacaggAACtgttctttcgaacaacgaaagacacaaatggaaaacaaaacaagcaacataaagaacgaccctcaTCAGTTGTTGGCGGTTTTTTAAGCCCCGtaatttggtgtgtgtgtttgtgtgtgtgcatatacatatacatatatatatacacacacacataaacatatacgcacacactcacacatatacatatatatatatatattcacacgcacacacacacacacaaaatataattttggttttaaattttgccataaaggcagcaATTTGGTGGGCAGGGGAtgagtctattatatcgacccccgtattcaactgatacttattgacaacgaatgtcgacctcggcggaatttgaactcagaacgtaatgacagacgaaatacctatttctttactacccacaaggggcaaaacacagaggggacaaaataaggacagacaaacggattaagtcgattatatcgaccccagtgcgtaactggtacttaatttatcgacctcgaaaggatgaaaggcaaagttgacatcggcggaatttgaactaagaacgtaacggcagatgaaatacggttacgcatttcgcccggcgtgctaacgcttctgccagctcgccgccttacccccccccacacacacaatataataaaacagagTTTGATATAATTTGCTACGAGTGAACTGTTGTTTAAATGGTCTGCATGTTGAGTGCTACTTTATTTCAacaacctcggcaggatttgaactcattataTAAAAGACTAAATGGCTGAGAAAATACCGCGAGACACAACGCGCGAAGCACAATGCCCAGCGCTTTAGCTTTTTTTATCCAGCctccttcatatgtgtgtgtgtgcgcctgcgtacgtgtgtttacacacatacatacatacttacatgcatgcatatatacatatatacaggcggcgagctggcagaaacgttagcacgccgggcgaaatgcgtagctgtatttcgtctgccgttacgttctgagttcaaattccgccgattcgactttgcctttcatcctttcggggtcgataaattaagtaccagttacgcactgggttcgatataatcgacttaatctgtttatctgtccttgtttgtcctctctgtgtttagccccttgtgagtagtaaagaaataggtatttcgtctgccgctacgttctgagttcaaattccgctgaggtcgacattgcctttcatcctttcggggtcgattaaataagtaccagttatgcacttgggtggatataatcgacttaatctgtttatctgtccttgtttgtcctctctgtgtttagccccttgtgggtagtaaagaaataggtatttagttctgagttcaaattccgctgaggtcgacattgcctttcatcctttcggggtcgattaaataagtaccagttacacactggggttgatgcaatcgacttaatcccattgtctgtccttgtttgtcccctctatgtttagccccctgtgggcaataaagaaatatatataaacatatgcaacgTGCTTATCGATGATTATCAGAAGAAAGAGCATTCGATTTCggtaaagaaattaatattgatGCTTTGGTCAAATCAGTTCCTTGCTATTCTGACCCTCCTTTGTCGGCGAACATTTACGATACACCCGATAAACCTATGCACCGACaggcgaaactcagagtagcaagagactAACTCGACGTATATgtgatcatcacacacacacacatatgtatatatatacatgcatacacatccatacgTGGGCCTGTGTGTGTACTTAGATTTGTCTTCAGCCCTCCGCTCTTGATGGAATCACAAGAGCGTCATTTTAACTTACTGTCTATTTTAACTATTTAAACCTAACGGAACTcgtctccctctgtgtgtgtgtgtgtgtatgtgtgtgtgtgtgtatgtgtgtgtgtgtgtgtgtgtgtgtgtgtcttgtgtctgcctttgtttccccaccaccacttaaaaACTGGTGTTGTGtctacgtcaccgtaacttaacggtttggcagcCGACAGCAGCAGAGGAATCATCCCTGCCGGTGTTGCACTTGTACAaagagatgaaaaataaagttgatctgatgggattcgaactcagagctCAGAGGTTTTGACTAAGCATTACAAGGCATTCTGTCAAGCGCACTAACCAATTTACCCATTAGCCTCCTTTCCTTCCCACACACACCTTCTCTACACACCCGAGTATTTGTGTGGGATGgattgacctcggcggagtttgaactcaaaaagtaatATAGATATTCATAAATACCGTAAAACCATTTTAATTCAACCGTCGTCTCTTTTAGCCAGTGTTCTTAAAAATAATCGTTTGCCACAAGGCCAGATATTTCGGGGTGGGAGGTAGCTAGTCGGTACCATTGAACCACAGTACTTGAGCGGTACTCTGTTTTATCGATTACCCTAGAAGAATGATGACTTTAATAggctttgaattcagaatgtaaagttctCTTCTGGGAAATTTGCGAATCCAAACCagatgcaggggtggctgtgtggtagggagttggcttcccaaccacatcgttccaggttcagtcccacagcgtggcaccttgggtgagagTCTTCTTCTACAACCTCGGGCtggccagagccttgtgagtggacttggtacacggaaactagaaagaagtgtgtgtgtgtgtgtgtgtgtgtgtgtgtgtgtgtccttgtgtctgtgtttcttcctcCACCACCAGTGCTtaccaaccggtgttggtgcatttccgtctctgtaacttaacggttcggcacaagagagaaagatagcataagtaccaaactttaaaaaaaaattaaatgagcaTAAGTactgagtcgatttgttcgactgaaattcTTCGAGGCagagctccagtatggccgcagttaatgactgaaaaaagtgaaAGAT
This region includes:
- the LOC115227095 gene encoding myb-like protein D; translation: MQALAMEVHTSEAARSYFEPHHDLTPSLALVSACQPYGTVVSEAYSDVYNCLNFAPTANVNVVSVNSEDGGNVLSASSDQERANALSSASSTSVTSAALSSSTPSLLTSTSTSLSSLALPASQRSEVLASVVVNPNEELSSIVQQQDYRLAILGAPTTKSSSINVNCGSLTSQMAQTATNYSQRSSPVVLVNADNSSWQNQILNPGISNANLIHNQNNNIINASNIIDMNRTITAVSGYPQHHQHHLRSNNSNNNNNNNNNSNHNNHNNNNNKSSNNRHHQPHHNYHHDGGRSLNTAGHCNSNNLNSNNNNNSHNSNHNYSHHNNSHHHSHHHKPKRRRVQTQAQRKAANVRERRRMFHLNEAFDELRKRLPAFNYEKRLSRIETLRLAMTYIGFMREITSGKDPCSVELQKHRNLTILSSSTSSSPTSARCDMDDDEDDDDEDEDDDNDEVDDVDDGVVVVGGGGGVGGADDDDDDDEKMT